AATACCTTCTTCTAATACTCGTCAATCAGATGGCTTCGGCTCTGTTCCGATTAATTGGCGCGATGGGAAGGAACTTGATTGTTGCAAACACGTTTGGTTCATTTGCTTTGCTCACTCTCTTTGCCCTGGGTGGAGTAGTCCTCTCACGAGGTAAAGGCAAACGCATATAATTCTTAAACCATCAAACCCGAACTTCTTCCTCGAATTCGGTCCTCAACATTTCTACCTCAATTTGTAACAATCAGAGCAAGTGAAGAAATGGTGGATATGGGGCTACTGGGCATCACCCTTGATGTACGGGCAAAACGCGATTGTTGTGAACGAGTTCTTGGGGAAGAGTTGGAGCCATGTTAGTCTAGttcttctcttttcacttATTCTTTTCTGCGTAAAATTGATATCGTTGTTATTTGTCATATTCCTTAGATACCTCCGAACACAATGGAACCCCTTGGAATCCAAGTCCTAAAAGCCCGCGGCTTCTTCACTGATGCGTATTGGTACTGGATTGGAGTTGGGGCTTTGTTCGGATTTGTGatacttttcaattttggaTTCTCGATAGCTCTGGCTTATCTTAACCGTAAGTAATCTCGTTCGGTTTATCCTATTTCAGTAGTACTATTTAGTGAAAATCTCTTGCAATTGAATATGCACACAAAATTTTGCAGCATTTGGAAATTCCAAGACCATTAAATCAGACGATAACGAGGAAACTGCTAGAGGAGCCATCGAACTGTCAGTACCAGGAGGTGGATCTAGTCACAGACGGGGATCAGGTTAGATACCACACTTGCTTTCCTTGCACATCCATTGACGAATAAACTTTGCAATTTTTCTTATCAACGAttagtatttttaatttcagaaAATGTGGAGATTAGGAGGGGAAGCAGAAATTTGTCGAGGATTTCATCTGATAGGCCGGCTTTCAATACTAACGGGAGAAGAGGAATGGTTCTTCCGTTCCAGCAGCACTCGATAACCTTCGATGAGATTAAATACTCTGTCGATATGCCAGAGGTAAGCTAGACCACCGAACTTCTGTGATTTAGAATGGTGCCCCGGATTAAGTATATGTTGAACTCTGGCCCGAATCAGTCTTCGAGTCATCGGAAAAGAAGAATTAACTTTTTAGAAGCAGTAACAGAATGGTGAACTTATTTCTTCCCGTGGAATCTCTGTGCAGGAAATGAGGAGTCAGGGTGTTAAGGAGGACAAACTGGTGCTCCTAAAGGAAGTGAGCGGCGCTTTCAGGCCGGGAGTTCTCACAGCTCTTATGGGCGTCAGTGGTGCCGGTAAGACTACCCTTATGGATGTCTTAGCAGGTAGAAAGACTGGAGGATACATAGAGGGCAATATCACAATTTCCGGGTATCCGAAAAAGCAGGAAACTTTTGCTCGGATTGCGGGTTACTGTGAGCAGAATGATATCCACTCTCCTCTCGTGACCGTGTATGAGTCCCTGCTTTACTCTGCCTGGCTTCGTCTTCCATCCGACGTCAACAGCGACACCCGAAAGGTTCGTACTTATTGCCGGAGCCTGATTTAGTTTAAACTGTCTTTCCATTGCTGTGACAAATGGTGAGAAAGTACAACAAGTACTAATATCAGATTGAATTTTGGGTTATTGCAGATGTTTATCGAGGAAGTGATGGAACTTGTGGAGCTCAAACCATTGAGAAACGCAATGGTTGGCTTACCCGGCGTGAACGGCCTCTCCACAGAGCAACGGAAGAGGCTTACAATAGCGGTCGAATTGGTGGCAAACCCATCCATAATCTTCATGGATGAGCCCACCTCAGGACTTGATGCCAGAGCTGCTGCCATCGTAATGAGAACTGTCAGAAACACTGTGGACACAGGAAGAACGGTCGTCTGCACGATCCATCAGCCGAGTATCGATATCTTTGAAGCCTTTGATGAGGTGACAACTGACAGCATATCTCCATTTCTGGTGGATTATAGAGAATAAACCTTGTGCGACGAATTATTCCATCTAATTGGACTTTATATGGAATTGCAGCTTTTCTTGATGAAGCGAGGAGGGGAAGAAATATACGTTGGTCCATTGGGTCGTAACTCTAGTCAATTGATACAGTACTTCGAGGTAGGAATATATCATCAACCTAAAAccaaccaaaaagaaaaagtcgtTCAATTCTGTGATCAGTGCTGAATCATTCTCGTGTTCATTTTGATGTATCAGGGAATTGAAGGGGTTAGCCAGATTAAAGACGGATATAACCCGGCGACATGGATGCTTGAAGTTACGACTAATGCACAAGAGATGGCTCTGGGAGTCGACTTTGCTGATTTGTATAAACGATCAGACTTGTACAGGTGAATTTTCCAGTTCAAAATTTACGCTAATCAAGCAAGTCTCGGACTGAACAGATGAAACTAAAATTTGTTGCAAAATTACTATTTTCAGGAGTAACAAGGCTCTGATCAAGGAACTTAGTGTACCTGCTCCCGGTTCTTCGGACCTCTACTTCCCGACACAGTATTCGCAATCATTGTTCACACAGTGCATGGCCTGTCTATGGAAGCAGAGCTGGTCTTACTGGAGGAACCCGCCCTACACAGCTGTTCGGTTCCTCTTCACAACCATCATCGCTCTTATGTTCGGGACAATGTTCTGGGACCTTGGATCGCGAAGGTAACCTGTCTGTTACGGGCAATATATGCATACTTTCTCTATTCCCTCGAGGCTAATTAAAGTTCCATATCTTAATAACGGAATCCTACCATATGATTTCCAGGAAAACGCAACAAGATCTAAACAATGCGATGGGCTCGATGTATGCTTCTGTTCTCTTCCTTGGTGTCCAGAACTGCTCGTCCGTGCAGCCTGTGGTGGCGGTTGAACGGACAGTATTCTATAGGGAAAGAGCTGCTGGAATGTACTCAGCCTTGCCATATGCTGTAGCACAGGTAAGAATAAATTGAAATTCCTTGCCTTGTCCACAGGAAACCGAGCCGAAGAGTGACCAGCTAGGATTAATCCAGTCTCATCCAGCTCAATCATTTACATATCGACtaacaaaatcaaattcttcATGCTCGCAGGTTCTGATCGAAATCCCCTACATCCTCGTACAAGCAGTGACATATGGAGTGCTAGTGTATGCGATGATGGGATTCGAGTGGACCGTTGTGAAGTTCTTCTGGTTCCTCTTCTTCATGTACTTCACATTGCTCTACTTCACCTTCTATGGCATGATGGCAGTGGCTGTGACCCCGAACTACCATATAGCTTCCATAGTCTCTGGTGCCTTCTACGGGCTGTGGAATCTCTTCTCGGGATTCATCATCCCACGAACGGTATTTCGCCCTAAAAAAccacataaatattatttgCCATTAATGATTTTGAACGAAATTTTAATTCCCAAAGCTCCTGTTCCAACCAACAGAGGATGCCGGTTTGGTGGAGGTGGTACTACTGGGCATGCCCGGTTTCCTGGACCCTGTACGGACTAGTCGCATCGCAGTTTGGTGATATAAAGACGACCTTTGATGATGGCCAAAGCGTGGAAGCGTACGTTAGAGAGTATCTCGGATATAGACATGATTTCCTTGGAGTGGTTGCAGCTGTGGTGGTGGGATT
The sequence above is drawn from the Punica granatum isolate Tunisia-2019 chromosome 5, ASM765513v2, whole genome shotgun sequence genome and encodes:
- the LOC116207746 gene encoding pleiotropic drug resistance protein 1-like, with translation MDGGDIYRASNSLRRAGSTSSVWRSGGMDAFSRSSMDDDDEEALKWAALEKLPTFDRLRKGILTASNGAGNEIDIHNLGIHERRTLMERLIRVTEEDNERFLLKLKDRIDRVGIDLPTIEVRYEHLSVEAEAHVGGRALPTFFNFTVNIVEGFLNFLHILPSKKKSITILQDVSGIIKPCRMTLLLGPPSSGKTTLLLAMAGKLDKELKTSGRVIYNGHGLNEFVPQRTAAYISQHDLHIGEMTVRETLTFSARCQGVGTRYDMLAELSRREKAANIKPNPDIDIYMKAAATEGQEAHVVTDYVLKILGLEVCADTMVGDEMLRGISGGQRKRVTTGEMLVGPAKALFMDEISTGLDSSTTYQIVNSLKQIVHILQGTAVISLLQPAPETYDLFDDIILISDGQIVYQGPRELVLEFFESMGFQCPKRKGVADFLQEVTSRKDQQQYWARRDEPYSFVTVREFAEAFQSFHVGRKVGDELSTPFDRSKCHPAALVTQKYGIGKKELLKANISREYLLMKRNSFVYIFKLVQLAIMALISMTLFLRTEMHRDSITDGGIYTGVLFFTVTMIMFNGMSELSMTIAKLPVFYKQRDLLFYPAWSYALPTWILKIPITFVEVGVCVFITYYVIGFDPNVGRLFKQYLLLILVNQMASALFRLIGAMGRNLIVANTFGSFALLTLFALGGVVLSREQVKKWWIWGYWASPLMYGQNAIVVNEFLGKSWSHIPPNTMEPLGIQVLKARGFFTDAYWYWIGVGALFGFVILFNFGFSIALAYLNPFGNSKTIKSDDNEETARGAIELSVPGGGSSHRRGSENVEIRRGSRNLSRISSDRPAFNTNGRRGMVLPFQQHSITFDEIKYSVDMPEEMRSQGVKEDKLVLLKEVSGAFRPGVLTALMGVSGAGKTTLMDVLAGRKTGGYIEGNITISGYPKKQETFARIAGYCEQNDIHSPLVTVYESLLYSAWLRLPSDVNSDTRKMFIEEVMELVELKPLRNAMVGLPGVNGLSTEQRKRLTIAVELVANPSIIFMDEPTSGLDARAAAIVMRTVRNTVDTGRTVVCTIHQPSIDIFEAFDELFLMKRGGEEIYVGPLGRNSSQLIQYFEGIEGVSQIKDGYNPATWMLEVTTNAQEMALGVDFADLYKRSDLYRSNKALIKELSVPAPGSSDLYFPTQYSQSLFTQCMACLWKQSWSYWRNPPYTAVRFLFTTIIALMFGTMFWDLGSRRKTQQDLNNAMGSMYASVLFLGVQNCSSVQPVVAVERTVFYRERAAGMYSALPYAVAQVLIEIPYILVQAVTYGVLVYAMMGFEWTVVKFFWFLFFMYFTLLYFTFYGMMAVAVTPNYHIASIVSGAFYGLWNLFSGFIIPRTRMPVWWRWYYWACPVSWTLYGLVASQFGDIKTTFDDGQSVEAYVREYLGYRHDFLGVVAAVVVGFTVLFAATFAISIKVLNFQRR